A window from Malania oleifera isolate guangnan ecotype guangnan chromosome 7, ASM2987363v1, whole genome shotgun sequence encodes these proteins:
- the LOC131160473 gene encoding CBL-interacting serine/threonine-protein kinase 14, producing MSEMENDDGNLFGKYELGRLLGRGAFAKVYHARNVRTGQSVAIKAVSKQKVVRGGLVAQIKREISVMHRLRHPHIVKLFEVMATKTKVYFVMEFAKGGELLAKIAKGRFSEDLSRWYFQQLISAVGYCHSRGVFHRDLKPENLLLDENLDLKVSDFGLSAVKDQIRPDGLLHTLCGTPAYVAPEILAKKGYDGAKVDVWSCGIILYVLIAGYLPFNDPNLMVMYRRIYRGEFRCPKWTSPDLRRLLSRLLDTNPETRITVDEIVRDPWFHKGYREIKFHEEFDLKDNEHAENSKFLNAFDIISFSSGVDLSGLFRDSGTPAGGERFVSAEPPEKVIAKIEEVAKAENVTVERKAEWRLQLVGQNGNLVASIVIYRLTEKLVVVDVKRMEVGVGPSEEIWKDKLRPQLSGLIYEPEASVSSG from the coding sequence ATGTCGGAGATGGAGAATGACGACGGAAACCTGTTCGGGAAGTACGAGCTCGGGAGGTTGCTCGGTCGCGGAGCCTTCGCCAAGGTCTATCACGCGCGGAACGTGCGGACGGGGCAGAGCGTGGCCATCAAGGCCGTGAGCAAGCAGAAGGTGGTGCGAGGTGGGTTGGTCGCGCAAATTAAGAGGGAGATCTCTGTCATGCACCGGCTGCGCCACCCGCACATCGTGAAGCTCTTCGAGGTGATGGCGACGAAGACGAAGGTGTACTTCGTGATGGAGTTTGCCAAGGGCGGCGAGCTCCTCGCGAAGATCGCGAAGGGACGGTTCAGCGAGGATCTCAGCCGTTGGTACTTCCAGCAGCTCATCTCCGCTGTCGGGTACTGTCACTCGCGCGGCGTTTTCCACCGCGATCTGAAGCCGGAGAATCTCTTGCTCGACGAGAACTTGGACCTGAAGGTATCGGATTTCGGGCTCAGCGCCGTTAAGGACCAAATCCGGCCTGACGGCCTCCTCCACACGCTGTGTGGTACGCCTGCGTACGTGGCGCCGGAGATTCTGGCGAAGAAAGGCTACGACGGAGCGAAGGTCGACGTGTGGTCGTGCGGCATCATCCTCTACGTTCTTATCGCAGGGTACCTCCCGTTCAACGATCCGAATCTCATGGTAATGTATCGCAGAATCTACAGAGGCGAATTCCGGTGCCCGAAGTGGACGTCGCCGGATCTCCGGCGGTTATTGTCTCGCCTCCTCGACACGAATCCGGAAACGAGAATTACCGTCGACGAGATTGTACGCGACCCCTGGTTCCATAAAGGCTACAGAGAGATCAAGTTCCACGAAGAATTCGATCTGAAGGACAACGAACACGCCGAAAACTCGAAGTTCCTGAACGCCTTCGACATCATATCGTTTTCGTCAGGCGTCGACTTATCGGGTCTTTTCAGGGATTCTGGGACGCCGGCCGGCGGCGAGCGGTTCGTTTCGGCGGAGCCGCCCGAGAAAGTAATTGCAAAAATCGAAGAGGTCGCGAAGGCGGAGAACGTGACGGTTGAGAGAAAAGCAGAGTGGAGGCTACAGTTGGTGGGGCAGAATGGTAATTTGGTGGCTAGTATAGTGATTTACCGGCTAACGGAGAAGTTAGTTGTGGTGGATGTGAAGAGAATGGAGGTAGGGGTGGGGCCTAGTGAGGAAATATGGAAGGATAAGCTGAGACCCCAGCTGAGTGGTCTAATATACGAACCGGAAGCGTCGGTATCCAGTGGTTAA